A genomic window from Sulfurospirillum multivorans DSM 12446 includes:
- the pstC gene encoding phosphate ABC transporter permease subunit PstC codes for MLFTASLVSVLTTFGILLSIIFEALHFFQMQSFFHFIFGLEWSPDTAFLEGAGRADANAAEAKFGAVPIFAGTFYITAIAMVVAIPMGLLSAIFMSEYASSSVRSQVKPFLEILAGIPTVVYGFFAALTVAPLVVKFFAVFGIEAQYQNALSSGIIMGIMIIPFISSLSDDVISSVPQNMRNGAYALGMNKAETIRFVVLPSAMPGIIASILLGVSRALGETMIVVMAAGLRPNLTWNPLEDMTTVTVKIVESLTGDQEFNNPLTLSAFALGLVLFVVTLVINIISVSTIRKFHRKYKVSTL; via the coding sequence ATGCTCTTCACCGCTTCATTGGTTTCGGTGCTAACAACCTTTGGTATCTTGCTTTCTATCATCTTTGAAGCGCTTCATTTCTTCCAAATGCAAAGTTTCTTTCACTTCATCTTTGGTTTAGAGTGGTCACCCGATACCGCCTTTTTAGAGGGTGCGGGTAGAGCAGATGCGAACGCGGCGGAAGCTAAATTTGGCGCCGTGCCTATTTTTGCAGGAACTTTTTACATCACCGCTATTGCGATGGTGGTTGCCATTCCGATGGGACTGCTGTCTGCGATTTTTATGTCTGAGTATGCCAGTTCAAGTGTTAGATCTCAAGTGAAGCCTTTTTTAGAGATTTTAGCGGGTATCCCAACCGTTGTGTATGGATTCTTTGCTGCCCTTACGGTCGCTCCGCTTGTGGTTAAATTTTTTGCGGTCTTTGGCATCGAAGCACAGTACCAAAACGCACTCTCTTCAGGTATTATCATGGGGATTATGATTATCCCGTTTATCTCTTCCCTCTCCGATGATGTTATCAGCTCTGTACCTCAAAATATGCGCAATGGTGCGTATGCACTTGGTATGAACAAAGCAGAGACGATTCGTTTTGTGGTTCTCCCTTCTGCGATGCCAGGTATCATCGCTTCGATCCTCCTTGGTGTCTCACGAGCCCTTGGAGAGACCATGATCGTTGTTATGGCAGCAGGTTTAAGACCAAACTTAACGTGGAATCCACTGGAAGATATGACCACCGTCACGGTTAAAATCGTTGAATCGCTTACGGGTGATCAAGAGTTTAACAACCCACTCACCCTCTCAGCCTTTGCGCTGGGTTTGGTGCTTTTTGTGGTGACATTGGTCATTAACATTATCTCGGTCAGTACCATTCGTAAGTTCCATAGAAAATACAAAGTTTCAACGCTTTAA